In one window of Camarhynchus parvulus chromosome 18, STF_HiC, whole genome shotgun sequence DNA:
- the RHOT1 gene encoding mitochondrial Rho GTPase 1 isoform X2, whose protein sequence is MKKDVRILLVGEPRVGKTSLIMSLVSEEFPEEVPPRAEEITIPADVTPERVPTHIVDYSEAEQSDEQLYHEISQANVICIVYAVNNKNSIDKVTSRWIPLINERTDKDSRLPLILVGNKSDLVEYSSMETILPIMNQYTEIETCVECSAKNLKNISELFYYAQKAVLHPTGPLYCPEEKEMKPACIKALTRIFRISDQDNDGTLNDAELNFFQRICFNTPLAPQALEDVKNVVRKNLSDGVADNGLTLKGFLFLHTLFIQRGRHETTWTVLRRFGYDDDLELTPEYLFPPLKIPPDCTTELNHHAYLFLQSIFDKHDLDRDCALSPDELKDLFKVFPYMPWGPDVNNTVCTNERGWITYQGFLSQWTLTTYLDVQRCLEYLGYLGYSILAEQESQASAITVTRDKKIDLQKKQTQRNVFRCNVVGMKGCGKSGVLQALLGRNLIRQRQIRAEHKSYYAINTVYVYGQEKYLLLHDVSDSDFLTDAETICDAVCLVYDVSNPKSFEYCARIFKQHFMDSRIPCLVVAAKSDLHEVRQEYSISPAEFCRKHKMPPPQAFTCNTADVPSKDIFVKLTTMAMYPHVTQADLKSSTFWLRASFGATVFAVLGFAMYKALLKQR, encoded by the exons CCAGAGTTGGGAAGACATCACTAATTATGTCTCTTGTCAGTGAGGAATTCCCAGAAGAG GTTCCACCCCGAGCTGAAGAAATCACCATTCCAGCTGATGTCACTCCTGAAAGAGTGCCAACCCACATAGTGGATTATTCAG AAGCAGAGCAAAGTGATGAGCAGCTTTATCATGAAATATCACAG GCAAATGTGATTTGTATAGTCTATGCTGTTAACAACAAGAATTCTATTGATAAG GTAACGAGTCGATGGATTCCTCTCATCAATGAAAGGACAGACAAAGATAGCAG gcTTCCTCTTATATTAGTTGGAAACAAGTCTGATCTAGTGGAGTACAGCAGTATGGAAACTATCCTTCCCATTATGAATCAATATACAGAAATAGAAACTTGTGTAGAG TGTTCAGCCAAAAACTTGAAGAATATATCTGAGCTATTTTATTATGCACAGAAAGCTGTTCTACATCCTACAGGTCCTCTTTATTGCCCAGAGGAGAAAGAG ATGAAACCTGCCTGTATTAAAGCACTGACTCGCATTTTTAGAATTTCTGATCAAGATAATGATGGTACTCTCAATGATGCAGAGCTCAACTTCTTTCAG AGAATTTGTTTTAATACACCACTGGCACCTCAAGCTTTGGAAGACGTAAAGAATGTAGTCAGGAAAAACCTAAGTGATGGAGTTGCAGATAATGGATTGACATTAAAAG gttttctttttctacacACACTTTTCATTCAACGAGGAAGGCATGAGACAACCTGGACTGTTTTGCGTCGCTTTGGCTACGACGATGACTTAGAGCTCACACCAGAGTACCTGTTCCCTCC CCTAAAAATTCCCCCTGACTGCACAACAGAACTAAATCATCATGCCTACTTGTTTCTTCAAAGTATTTTTGATAAACATGATTTG GATAGAGATTGTGCTTTATCTCCTGATGAATTGAAAGACTTGTTCAAAGTCTTCCCTTACATGCCATGGGGACCTGATGTGAACAACACAGTTTGTACAAATGAAAGAGGATGGATCACATACCAAGGGTTTCTCTCGCAGTGGAC ACTAACCACATACCTGGATGTGCAGCGTTGCTTGGAGTACCTGGGTTATTTAGGGTACTCCATACTTGCAGAGCAAGAATCTCAAGCATCAGCAATTACAG tgacaaGAGATAAAAAGATAGACCTCCAGAAAAAACAGACTCAGCGCAATGTCTTCCGATGCAATGTTGTTGGAATGAAAGGCTGTGGGAAAAGTGGAGTTCTTCAAGCTCTTCTTGGAAGAAATCTAATA aGACAGAGGCAAATACGTGCAGAACACAAATCTTACTATGCCATTAATACAGTCTATGTATATGGACAGGAAAAATACTTGCTG ctaCATGATGTCAGTGACTCAGACTTTTTAACTGATGCTGAGACCATATGCGATGCTGTCTGCCTGGTATATGATGTCAGTAATCCTAAATCCTTTGAGTACTGTGCCAGGATTTTTAAG CAGCACTTCATGGACAGCAGAATACCATGTTTAGTGGTAGCTGCCAAGTCCGACTTGCATGAAGTTAGACAGGAATATAGTATTTCTCCTGCtgaattctgcagaaaacacaaaatgccTCCACCCCAAGCCTTTACTTGTAATACTGCTGATGTGCCGAGTAAGGATATCTTTGTAAAACTGACAACTATGGCAATGTATCC GCATGTGACACAAGCGGACCTCAAGAGCTCAACGTTCTGGCTCCGAGCAAGTTTTGGTGCTACTGTGTTTGCAGTTTTGGGTTTTGCCATGTACAAAGCACTACTAAAGCAGCGATGA
- the RHOT1 gene encoding mitochondrial Rho GTPase 1 isoform X3 gives MKKDVRILLVGEPRVGKTSLIMSLVSEEFPEEVPPRAEEITIPADVTPERVPTHIVDYSEAEQSDEQLYHEISQANVICIVYAVNNKNSIDKVTSRWIPLINERTDKDSRLPLILVGNKSDLVEYSSMETILPIMNQYTEIETCVECSAKNLKNISELFYYAQKAVLHPTGPLYCPEEKEMKPACIKALTRIFRISDQDNDGTLNDAELNFFQRICFNTPLAPQALEDVKNVVRKNLSDGVADNGLTLKGFLFLHTLFIQRGRHETTWTVLRRFGYDDDLELTPEYLFPPLKIPPDCTTELNHHAYLFLQSIFDKHDLDRDCALSPDELKDLFKVFPYMPWGPDVNNTVCTNERGWITYQGFLSQWTLTTYLDVQRCLEYLGYLGYSILAEQESQASAITVTRDKKIDLQKKQTQRNVFRCNVVGMKGCGKSGVLQALLGRNLIRQRQIRAEHKSYYAINTVYVYGQEKYLLLHDVSDSDFLTDAETICDAVCLVYDVSNPKSFEYCARIFKQHFMDSRIPCLVVAAKSDLHEVRQEYSISPAEFCRKHKMPPPQAFTCNTADVPSKDIFVKLTTMAMYPHARLRCMCACNRCTFCICQNFLNSDLLQSVKNKLFTAVLNRLRAYLAEVGAMLLADEESRIMQQVHAVHSVEDSIFMESSLGPRLLEDRHVTQADLKSSTFWLRASFGATVFAVLGFAMYKALLKQR, from the exons CCAGAGTTGGGAAGACATCACTAATTATGTCTCTTGTCAGTGAGGAATTCCCAGAAGAG GTTCCACCCCGAGCTGAAGAAATCACCATTCCAGCTGATGTCACTCCTGAAAGAGTGCCAACCCACATAGTGGATTATTCAG AAGCAGAGCAAAGTGATGAGCAGCTTTATCATGAAATATCACAG GCAAATGTGATTTGTATAGTCTATGCTGTTAACAACAAGAATTCTATTGATAAG GTAACGAGTCGATGGATTCCTCTCATCAATGAAAGGACAGACAAAGATAGCAG gcTTCCTCTTATATTAGTTGGAAACAAGTCTGATCTAGTGGAGTACAGCAGTATGGAAACTATCCTTCCCATTATGAATCAATATACAGAAATAGAAACTTGTGTAGAG TGTTCAGCCAAAAACTTGAAGAATATATCTGAGCTATTTTATTATGCACAGAAAGCTGTTCTACATCCTACAGGTCCTCTTTATTGCCCAGAGGAGAAAGAG ATGAAACCTGCCTGTATTAAAGCACTGACTCGCATTTTTAGAATTTCTGATCAAGATAATGATGGTACTCTCAATGATGCAGAGCTCAACTTCTTTCAG AGAATTTGTTTTAATACACCACTGGCACCTCAAGCTTTGGAAGACGTAAAGAATGTAGTCAGGAAAAACCTAAGTGATGGAGTTGCAGATAATGGATTGACATTAAAAG gttttctttttctacacACACTTTTCATTCAACGAGGAAGGCATGAGACAACCTGGACTGTTTTGCGTCGCTTTGGCTACGACGATGACTTAGAGCTCACACCAGAGTACCTGTTCCCTCC CCTAAAAATTCCCCCTGACTGCACAACAGAACTAAATCATCATGCCTACTTGTTTCTTCAAAGTATTTTTGATAAACATGATTTG GATAGAGATTGTGCTTTATCTCCTGATGAATTGAAAGACTTGTTCAAAGTCTTCCCTTACATGCCATGGGGACCTGATGTGAACAACACAGTTTGTACAAATGAAAGAGGATGGATCACATACCAAGGGTTTCTCTCGCAGTGGAC ACTAACCACATACCTGGATGTGCAGCGTTGCTTGGAGTACCTGGGTTATTTAGGGTACTCCATACTTGCAGAGCAAGAATCTCAAGCATCAGCAATTACAG tgacaaGAGATAAAAAGATAGACCTCCAGAAAAAACAGACTCAGCGCAATGTCTTCCGATGCAATGTTGTTGGAATGAAAGGCTGTGGGAAAAGTGGAGTTCTTCAAGCTCTTCTTGGAAGAAATCTAATA aGACAGAGGCAAATACGTGCAGAACACAAATCTTACTATGCCATTAATACAGTCTATGTATATGGACAGGAAAAATACTTGCTG ctaCATGATGTCAGTGACTCAGACTTTTTAACTGATGCTGAGACCATATGCGATGCTGTCTGCCTGGTATATGATGTCAGTAATCCTAAATCCTTTGAGTACTGTGCCAGGATTTTTAAG CAGCACTTCATGGACAGCAGAATACCATGTTTAGTGGTAGCTGCCAAGTCCGACTTGCATGAAGTTAGACAGGAATATAGTATTTCTCCTGCtgaattctgcagaaaacacaaaatgccTCCACCCCAAGCCTTTACTTGTAATACTGCTGATGTGCCGAGTAAGGATATCTTTGTAAAACTGACAACTATGGCAATGTATCC CCATGCCCGGTTACGCTGTATGTGCGCCTGCAACAGGTGTACATTTTGCATCTGTCAGAACTTCCTCAACTCAGACTTGCTGCAATCTGTAAAGAACAAACTCTTCACTGCAGTTCTTAACAG GTTAAGAGCCTACCTAGCTGAGGTGGGGGCCATGCTGTTAGCAGACGAGGAGAGCAGGATTATGCAGCAGGTGCACGCCGTCCACTCTGTAGAAGATTCCATCTTCATGGAGTCATCTCTTGGTCCACGTTTGCTTGAAGACAG GCATGTGACACAAGCGGACCTCAAGAGCTCAACGTTCTGGCTCCGAGCAAGTTTTGGTGCTACTGTGTTTGCAGTTTTGGGTTTTGCCATGTACAAAGCACTACTAAAGCAGCGATGA
- the RHOT1 gene encoding mitochondrial Rho GTPase 1 isoform X1: protein MKKDVRILLVGEPRVGKTSLIMSLVSEEFPEEVPPRAEEITIPADVTPERVPTHIVDYSEAEQSDEQLYHEISQANVICIVYAVNNKNSIDKVTSRWIPLINERTDKDSRLPLILVGNKSDLVEYSSMETILPIMNQYTEIETCVECSAKNLKNISELFYYAQKAVLHPTGPLYCPEEKEMKPACIKALTRIFRISDQDNDGTLNDAELNFFQRICFNTPLAPQALEDVKNVVRKNLSDGVADNGLTLKGFLFLHTLFIQRGRHETTWTVLRRFGYDDDLELTPEYLFPPLKIPPDCTTELNHHAYLFLQSIFDKHDLDRDCALSPDELKDLFKVFPYMPWGPDVNNTVCTNERGWITYQGFLSQWTLTTYLDVQRCLEYLGYLGYSILAEQESQASAITVTRDKKIDLQKKQTQRNVFRCNVVGMKGCGKSGVLQALLGRNLIRQRQIRAEHKSYYAINTVYVYGQEKYLLLHDVSDSDFLTDAETICDAVCLVYDVSNPKSFEYCARIFKQHFMDSRIPCLVVAAKSDLHEVRQEYSISPAEFCRKHKMPPPQAFTCNTADVPSKDIFVKLTTMAMYPHARLRCMCACNRCTFCICQNFLNSDLLQSVKNKLFTAVLNRHVTQADLKSSTFWLRASFGATVFAVLGFAMYKALLKQR from the exons CCAGAGTTGGGAAGACATCACTAATTATGTCTCTTGTCAGTGAGGAATTCCCAGAAGAG GTTCCACCCCGAGCTGAAGAAATCACCATTCCAGCTGATGTCACTCCTGAAAGAGTGCCAACCCACATAGTGGATTATTCAG AAGCAGAGCAAAGTGATGAGCAGCTTTATCATGAAATATCACAG GCAAATGTGATTTGTATAGTCTATGCTGTTAACAACAAGAATTCTATTGATAAG GTAACGAGTCGATGGATTCCTCTCATCAATGAAAGGACAGACAAAGATAGCAG gcTTCCTCTTATATTAGTTGGAAACAAGTCTGATCTAGTGGAGTACAGCAGTATGGAAACTATCCTTCCCATTATGAATCAATATACAGAAATAGAAACTTGTGTAGAG TGTTCAGCCAAAAACTTGAAGAATATATCTGAGCTATTTTATTATGCACAGAAAGCTGTTCTACATCCTACAGGTCCTCTTTATTGCCCAGAGGAGAAAGAG ATGAAACCTGCCTGTATTAAAGCACTGACTCGCATTTTTAGAATTTCTGATCAAGATAATGATGGTACTCTCAATGATGCAGAGCTCAACTTCTTTCAG AGAATTTGTTTTAATACACCACTGGCACCTCAAGCTTTGGAAGACGTAAAGAATGTAGTCAGGAAAAACCTAAGTGATGGAGTTGCAGATAATGGATTGACATTAAAAG gttttctttttctacacACACTTTTCATTCAACGAGGAAGGCATGAGACAACCTGGACTGTTTTGCGTCGCTTTGGCTACGACGATGACTTAGAGCTCACACCAGAGTACCTGTTCCCTCC CCTAAAAATTCCCCCTGACTGCACAACAGAACTAAATCATCATGCCTACTTGTTTCTTCAAAGTATTTTTGATAAACATGATTTG GATAGAGATTGTGCTTTATCTCCTGATGAATTGAAAGACTTGTTCAAAGTCTTCCCTTACATGCCATGGGGACCTGATGTGAACAACACAGTTTGTACAAATGAAAGAGGATGGATCACATACCAAGGGTTTCTCTCGCAGTGGAC ACTAACCACATACCTGGATGTGCAGCGTTGCTTGGAGTACCTGGGTTATTTAGGGTACTCCATACTTGCAGAGCAAGAATCTCAAGCATCAGCAATTACAG tgacaaGAGATAAAAAGATAGACCTCCAGAAAAAACAGACTCAGCGCAATGTCTTCCGATGCAATGTTGTTGGAATGAAAGGCTGTGGGAAAAGTGGAGTTCTTCAAGCTCTTCTTGGAAGAAATCTAATA aGACAGAGGCAAATACGTGCAGAACACAAATCTTACTATGCCATTAATACAGTCTATGTATATGGACAGGAAAAATACTTGCTG ctaCATGATGTCAGTGACTCAGACTTTTTAACTGATGCTGAGACCATATGCGATGCTGTCTGCCTGGTATATGATGTCAGTAATCCTAAATCCTTTGAGTACTGTGCCAGGATTTTTAAG CAGCACTTCATGGACAGCAGAATACCATGTTTAGTGGTAGCTGCCAAGTCCGACTTGCATGAAGTTAGACAGGAATATAGTATTTCTCCTGCtgaattctgcagaaaacacaaaatgccTCCACCCCAAGCCTTTACTTGTAATACTGCTGATGTGCCGAGTAAGGATATCTTTGTAAAACTGACAACTATGGCAATGTATCC CCATGCCCGGTTACGCTGTATGTGCGCCTGCAACAGGTGTACATTTTGCATCTGTCAGAACTTCCTCAACTCAGACTTGCTGCAATCTGTAAAGAACAAACTCTTCACTGCAGTTCTTAACAG GCATGTGACACAAGCGGACCTCAAGAGCTCAACGTTCTGGCTCCGAGCAAGTTTTGGTGCTACTGTGTTTGCAGTTTTGGGTTTTGCCATGTACAAAGCACTACTAAAGCAGCGATGA